One region of Paraburkholderia acidiphila genomic DNA includes:
- a CDS encoding transporter substrate-binding domain-containing protein, giving the protein MNRLKLQSLACGSIVTCLALLQPAAAQVAQPTLDKIRSVNTIAVGYRETSVPFSYVIGDNQVIGFSQDICNKVIEAVKVRTKRPNLQVRFIPVTSQNRIPLVQNGTVDLECGVTTNLKSREAQVSFSNTFFVATTRLLTRKDSGIHDFPDLAGKTVLTNQGTTSERILRRMNLDKQMNMRIISARDYREGRATLESGRAVAYMMDDVLLAGTRSLTQKPSEWVIVGTPQSLEAYAFMMRNGDPEFRQLVNDTMAGLMKSGEINAMYTKWFEKPVPPNGVNFAFPMSERLRALYAAPNDRAFD; this is encoded by the coding sequence ATGAACCGACTGAAGCTGCAGTCGCTGGCCTGCGGGTCCATCGTCACGTGCCTCGCGCTGTTGCAGCCGGCGGCCGCCCAGGTCGCGCAGCCCACGCTCGACAAGATCCGCTCGGTGAATACGATCGCGGTTGGCTATCGCGAGACTTCGGTCCCGTTCTCTTACGTGATTGGCGACAACCAGGTGATCGGCTTTTCGCAGGACATCTGCAACAAGGTGATCGAAGCCGTCAAGGTCAGGACGAAGCGCCCGAACCTGCAGGTGCGTTTCATTCCCGTCACTTCGCAAAATCGCATTCCGCTCGTGCAGAACGGCACCGTGGATCTGGAGTGCGGCGTCACGACGAACCTGAAGTCGCGCGAGGCTCAGGTGAGCTTTTCCAATACGTTCTTCGTGGCGACCACGCGTCTGCTCACGCGCAAGGACTCGGGCATTCACGACTTTCCCGATCTCGCGGGCAAGACGGTGCTCACGAACCAGGGTACGACGTCCGAGCGTATCCTGCGGCGCATGAACCTCGACAAGCAGATGAACATGCGCATCATCAGCGCGCGCGACTATCGCGAGGGGCGCGCCACGCTCGAGTCGGGGCGCGCTGTGGCCTACATGATGGACGACGTGCTGCTCGCCGGCACGCGCTCGCTCACGCAGAAGCCTTCGGAATGGGTGATCGTCGGTACCCCGCAGTCGCTGGAGGCGTATGCCTTCATGATGCGCAACGGCGACCCCGAATTCCGGCAACTCGTGAACGACACGATGGCGGGGCTCATGAAGAGCGGCGAAATCAACGCGATGTACACGAAGTGGTTCGAGAAGCCGGTGCCGCCCAATGGTGTGAATTTCGCGTTTCCGATGAGCGAGCGACTGCGCGCGCTCTATGCCGCGCCGAACGATCGCGCCTTCGACTAA
- the ugpA gene encoding sn-glycerol-3-phosphate ABC transporter permease UgpA, whose protein sequence is MEQRSRFGASLLPYLLVGPQLAVTVIFFLWPAGVALLQSTQAQDAFGTSSVFVGFANFTRLLHDPLYLASVQTTLVFTALVSFGGLGISLLLAAMAHHVTRGKRFYQTFLIWPYAVAPVIAAVLWGFLFNPSIGLVTFALARFGVTWNHALNPGQAMTLVVVASVWQQISYNFLFFYAGLQSIPQSLFEAAAIDGAGPVRRFFGIAFPLLSPTSFFLLVVNVVYALFDTFPVIDAATGGGPGQATRTLVYKIFDEGFRGLDIGSSGAQSVVLMLIVTALTIFQFRFIERRVQY, encoded by the coding sequence ATGGAACAACGCTCCCGCTTCGGGGCGAGCCTGCTGCCGTACCTGCTCGTCGGCCCGCAGCTTGCGGTGACCGTGATCTTTTTTCTGTGGCCGGCCGGCGTGGCGCTCCTGCAGTCCACCCAGGCGCAGGACGCCTTCGGCACGTCGTCCGTGTTCGTCGGCTTCGCCAACTTCACGCGGTTGCTGCACGATCCGCTCTATCTGGCCTCGGTCCAGACCACGCTCGTTTTCACGGCGCTCGTCAGCTTCGGGGGGCTCGGCATTTCGCTGCTGCTGGCGGCCATGGCGCACCACGTGACGCGCGGCAAGCGCTTCTACCAAACGTTTCTCATCTGGCCGTATGCGGTCGCGCCCGTCATTGCCGCCGTGCTGTGGGGCTTTCTGTTCAACCCGAGCATCGGGCTCGTGACCTTCGCGCTCGCGCGGTTCGGCGTGACGTGGAACCACGCGCTCAACCCCGGCCAGGCCATGACGCTCGTGGTGGTCGCATCGGTCTGGCAGCAGATCAGCTACAACTTCCTGTTCTTTTACGCAGGCCTGCAGTCGATTCCGCAGTCGCTCTTCGAGGCGGCCGCCATCGACGGCGCGGGCCCCGTGCGGCGCTTCTTCGGCATCGCGTTTCCGCTGCTGTCGCCCACGAGCTTCTTTTTGCTCGTGGTGAACGTGGTCTATGCGCTCTTCGACACGTTCCCCGTGATCGATGCCGCAACGGGCGGCGGCCCCGGCCAGGCCACGCGCACGCTCGTGTACAAGATCTTCGACGAAGGCTTTCGCGGCCTCGACATCGGCAGTTCGGGCGCGCAGTCGGTCGTGCTGATGCTGATCGTCACGGCGCTCACGATCTTCCAGTTCCGCTTTATCGAACGACGCGTGCAGTACTAA
- a CDS encoding NAD(P)/FAD-dependent oxidoreductase, with the protein MQENGGTLVIVGAGHAGGNAAALLRQYGFEGRVVLVGEEPVPPYHRPPLSKAYLKGEADVERLWLRPRAFYDEQRIELKLGASAQSLDRASRTLTLADGSQLQYDKLILATGSTPRALTVPGHDLAGVIALRSLADADVLRERVKPGEKLVVIGAGYIGLEAAAAARQLGHEVTVLEAAPRVLGRVTGETVSAFYANEHRAQGVELRLNATIEALVGEGGKLSGVKLANGEIVPATLALVGIGILPNEALAKAAGITCANGIQVDDDARTSDPDVFAIGDCAHRPLAHYGRAGRLESVHNAVEQAKLAAAAIVGKPRPACDAPWFWSDQYDLKLQTVGLLEGYDEAIVRGDPAARRFAVYYLKDRVLLAVDAVNSMPDFLCGKKLVGKGVKLDLDALRDPATDMGKFAAAALA; encoded by the coding sequence ATGCAAGAAAACGGCGGTACGTTGGTGATCGTTGGGGCAGGGCACGCGGGCGGCAACGCCGCGGCGCTGCTGCGGCAATATGGATTCGAAGGCCGCGTCGTGCTGGTCGGCGAAGAACCGGTGCCGCCTTATCACCGGCCGCCGCTCAGCAAGGCCTATTTGAAGGGCGAGGCCGACGTCGAACGCCTGTGGCTCAGGCCGCGCGCGTTCTACGACGAGCAGCGCATCGAGCTTAAGCTCGGTGCGAGCGCGCAGTCGCTCGACCGCGCGAGTCGCACGCTCACCCTCGCCGACGGCAGCCAGCTTCAATACGACAAGCTGATTCTCGCCACCGGCTCGACGCCGCGCGCGTTGACGGTGCCGGGCCACGATCTCGCGGGCGTGATCGCACTGCGCTCGCTCGCGGACGCCGACGTGCTGCGCGAGCGCGTGAAGCCTGGCGAAAAGCTCGTGGTGATCGGCGCCGGCTATATCGGCCTCGAAGCGGCAGCGGCGGCACGCCAGCTCGGCCACGAGGTCACGGTGCTCGAAGCGGCGCCGCGCGTGCTGGGCCGCGTGACGGGCGAGACCGTTTCCGCGTTCTACGCGAACGAGCATCGCGCGCAGGGCGTGGAACTGCGCCTGAACGCGACGATCGAGGCGCTCGTGGGCGAGGGCGGCAAGCTCAGCGGCGTGAAGCTGGCCAATGGCGAGATCGTGCCTGCCACGCTTGCGCTCGTCGGCATCGGCATCCTGCCGAACGAAGCGCTCGCGAAAGCGGCGGGCATTACGTGCGCGAACGGCATCCAGGTCGACGACGACGCGCGCACGAGCGACCCTGATGTTTTCGCCATCGGCGACTGCGCGCATCGTCCGCTTGCGCATTATGGCCGCGCGGGGCGGCTGGAAAGCGTGCACAACGCGGTGGAGCAGGCGAAGCTCGCGGCCGCGGCCATTGTCGGCAAGCCGCGTCCCGCGTGCGACGCGCCGTGGTTCTGGTCCGATCAGTACGACCTCAAGCTCCAGACGGTGGGCCTGCTCGAAGGCTATGACGAGGCCATCGTGCGCGGCGATCCGGCCGCGCGCCGCTTCGCCGTGTACTACCTGAAAGACCGCGTGCTGCTCGCGGTCGACGCCGTGAATTCGATGCCCGATTTCCTGTGCGGCAAGAAGCTCGTGGGCAAGGGCGTGAAGCTCGACCTCGACGCGCTGCGCGATCCCGCCACGGATATGGGCAAATTCGCCGCGGCGGCGCTTGCCTGA
- a CDS encoding autotransporter strand-loop-strand O-heptosyltransferase, whose translation MNPSALPSPGAQRGLQSTAFAQPGTPALAGPEGIRYDFNFGCRVQVPQDGWRVRMHDLDTANVLFDEALNAGEIATSRRKYYVRFLLEVFDGPRLVFSHSFDAAGRRVRVEVGSGAIGDAIAWMPAFEAFRALHACALTVRLAASLHALFEAGYPAIAFTAAARAEEETGEPVYATYRVGAYRPLADRDHQPTDLRVSNLQDFASYMLGVPAFERRPRVSVANPERAIAGRYVCIATQASSQCKYWNNPHGWPALVAHLLARGYRVLCIDRDREYGLPGEMNVMPEGAEDFTGARALTERASLLAHADFFVGLGSGLSWLAWAVGVPVVLISGFSHPKAEFHTPWRVINFHACNSCYNDTRYESDDSDFGWCPRHAGDAFRYQCTKAITPAHVTGVVDRLIATLGATHRDE comes from the coding sequence ATGAATCCCTCCGCTCTCCCTTCTCCCGGCGCCCAGCGCGGCCTTCAGTCCACCGCTTTCGCGCAGCCCGGCACGCCCGCGCTGGCGGGCCCGGAGGGCATCCGCTACGACTTCAATTTCGGCTGCCGCGTGCAGGTGCCGCAAGACGGCTGGCGCGTGCGCATGCACGATCTCGACACGGCCAATGTGCTGTTCGACGAGGCGTTGAATGCGGGCGAGATCGCCACGAGCCGCCGAAAATACTATGTTCGCTTCCTGCTGGAAGTGTTCGACGGTCCGCGCCTCGTCTTTTCGCATTCCTTCGATGCGGCAGGGCGCCGCGTGCGCGTGGAAGTCGGATCCGGGGCGATAGGCGATGCGATCGCCTGGATGCCGGCGTTCGAGGCTTTCCGCGCGCTGCATGCCTGTGCGCTGACCGTGCGGCTGGCCGCGTCGCTGCATGCGCTGTTCGAGGCCGGCTATCCCGCCATCGCGTTCACGGCTGCTGCTCGCGCCGAAGAGGAAACCGGCGAGCCTGTCTATGCGACGTATCGCGTCGGCGCCTACCGGCCGCTCGCCGACCGCGATCATCAGCCGACCGACCTGCGCGTAAGCAATCTGCAGGACTTCGCTTCGTACATGCTGGGCGTGCCGGCGTTCGAGCGCCGCCCGCGCGTTTCAGTCGCGAATCCCGAGCGTGCCATTGCCGGGCGCTATGTCTGCATCGCCACGCAGGCCTCGTCGCAATGCAAATACTGGAACAACCCGCATGGCTGGCCCGCGCTCGTCGCGCATCTGTTGGCGCGCGGTTACCGGGTGCTGTGTATCGACCGCGACCGCGAATATGGCTTGCCAGGCGAGATGAACGTCATGCCCGAAGGCGCCGAGGATTTCACGGGCGCGCGAGCGTTGACCGAGCGCGCGAGCCTGCTCGCCCACGCCGACTTTTTCGTGGGCCTTGGCAGCGGGCTCTCATGGCTCGCGTGGGCCGTGGGCGTGCCGGTCGTGCTGATCAGCGGCTTCTCGCACCCTAAGGCGGAATTCCACACGCCGTGGCGCGTGATCAATTTCCACGCCTGCAACAGCTGCTACAACGACACGCGCTACGAGTCCGACGACAGCGACTTCGGCTGGTGCCCGCGCCATGCGGGCGACGCGTTCCGCTACCAGTGCACGAAGGCCATCACGCCGGCCCATGTGACCGGCGTGGTGGACCGGCTCATCGCAACGCTCGGTGCCACGCATCGAGACGAATGA
- a CDS encoding MFS transporter produces MNTIASGQSKAALHNIEARAYSKATLRLLPFLFLCYVAAYLDRVNVGFAKLQMLSDLQFSETVYGLGAGIFFIGYFFFEVPSNILMHRVGARVWIARIMITWAVLSAATLLVKTPTQFYFVRFLLGVAEAGFFPGIVLYLTYWFPAARRSRMNALFMIGIPIAGVLGGPLSGWILSAFTGTNGWTGWQWLFLIEAVPSLVLGVITLFYLPNGIRAAKWLAEDEKAVLERNIEQDQAGKGHASIGSVFANGRVWLMAVIYFCCMMGLYGISFYLPTLIKASGVKSALDVGLLTAIPYACAVFSMLFVAKSADRTGERRWHFAIASLASALGLYFSTVFGNNVPLAMLALSVGAAGMLATMPVFWTWPSAILAGGSAAAAIGMINSIGNLAGFVSPSIIGWMKDVTQSTNAGMYCVSAAMVLGAVLALLQPKKLVNG; encoded by the coding sequence CCAAGGCGACGTTGCGTCTGTTGCCGTTTCTTTTCCTTTGCTATGTGGCCGCGTATCTCGACCGCGTCAACGTCGGCTTCGCCAAGCTGCAGATGCTGAGCGACCTGCAGTTCAGCGAAACCGTATACGGTCTCGGCGCGGGCATTTTCTTTATCGGCTACTTTTTCTTCGAAGTCCCGAGCAATATTCTCATGCACCGCGTGGGCGCGCGCGTATGGATCGCGCGCATCATGATTACGTGGGCCGTGCTTTCGGCGGCCACGCTGCTCGTGAAGACTCCCACGCAGTTCTATTTCGTGCGCTTCCTGCTGGGCGTGGCCGAGGCGGGCTTCTTCCCCGGCATCGTGCTCTATCTCACCTACTGGTTTCCTGCCGCGCGCCGCAGCCGCATGAATGCGCTCTTCATGATCGGCATTCCGATCGCGGGCGTGCTGGGCGGCCCGTTGTCGGGCTGGATTCTCTCGGCGTTCACGGGCACGAACGGCTGGACGGGCTGGCAGTGGCTCTTTCTGATCGAAGCCGTGCCTTCGCTCGTGCTGGGCGTGATCACGCTCTTCTATCTGCCTAACGGCATTCGCGCGGCGAAGTGGCTCGCGGAGGACGAGAAGGCCGTGCTCGAACGCAATATCGAGCAGGACCAGGCTGGCAAGGGCCACGCATCGATCGGTTCGGTGTTCGCCAATGGCCGCGTGTGGCTCATGGCCGTGATTTACTTCTGCTGCATGATGGGCCTTTACGGCATCAGCTTCTATCTGCCCACGCTCATCAAGGCCAGCGGCGTGAAGAGTGCGCTCGACGTGGGCCTGCTCACCGCCATTCCGTACGCGTGCGCCGTGTTCAGCATGTTGTTCGTGGCGAAGAGCGCCGACCGCACGGGCGAGCGCCGCTGGCACTTCGCCATCGCTTCGCTGGCTTCGGCACTCGGCCTGTATTTCAGCACCGTGTTCGGCAACAACGTGCCGCTCGCCATGCTCGCCCTTTCGGTGGGCGCGGCGGGCATGCTCGCCACGATGCCGGTGTTCTGGACCTGGCCGAGCGCGATCCTCGCGGGCGGGTCGGCTGCCGCCGCCATTGGCATGATCAACTCGATCGGCAATCTCGCGGGCTTCGTAAGCCCTTCGATCATTGGCTGGATGAAGGACGTGACGCAAAGCACGAATGCGGGCATGTACTGCGTTTCGGCGGCCATGGTGCTAGGCGCGGTGCTGGCACTGCTGCAGCCGAAGAAGCTCGTCAACGGCTGA